cacccctgagggcccccctgtgccccaatcccctgccataGCCCTAATCCCCCTCACCCTCCAAACTCCTTGatgccagcccagagccccttcctgcaccctgaattcctcatttcttgccctaccccagagccctcatcccctctcacacccctacccccaattttgtgagcatttgtGACCCGCCACATAATTTCCATACCCCAatgtagccctcaggccaaaaaggttGTCCATTCCTGGTTTACAGCGAGCCAGCAGTATGCCCCTTTGTTTCTGGGCCAGGGTACAGTAGTAGTAGCAGCCAGTTCTGCCTTCCTCCAGGCTCCCCCTCTTTTTTCCTGTCTGCTTCTATGGGTGTAGCTGCTGGAGATATTTCCACCCACCAAGCCCCTCAGCCTTTCCCCCACTCAGTTAACTGGCCTCCTCTGCCAAGGGCCTGTCTTTCAATCCAAGCTCAATTAGTATGAAGAGGGGAGGAGATGAGGGACAGGGTGCTGAGTTAGCACACAAATGTTatatcctccccccgccccctcaagCTCTtaaacctgtcagatattctaTAGAAACGCTCAGTTCCTGCCCCCTTTGAAGGTCTCCTTTAAACAGGTGCTGCAGCCAAGGTCATGCAGGTTAGATGAGGCAGATTCCTTGGCTGACAGGAGTCCCGGAGCACAATCCCTGTCATGGGAAAGACACTTGGCTGCTTGGCCTGGCTGATGTCCCTGGTGAGAGATGCACGAGGAGAATATGGAGTCGCAGGGAAGACAAGTCACTTCAGAGGGCAGAGCTTGTAGGAGGCTTGGTGTCACCCAGGAGCACTTGCTCTTCAGACAGGGTATGAAAATACAGTCAtggagaggctgggggcagcaaaaaaacaaaacgcTGACACCAGCCCAAGTCTGAACTGGAAGAGCTCACGCAGATTACCTCAAGTGCTACGAGCGGCCTTTTGATTCCAGAGCCCCGAGCTGGCACTTGCCCCGTGGCCTCTCTACAGTGACATCCCTGGCTCAATGGTGATGCTGCTGTTTGTCACTCTGCATCCATACCATCCTGCCCAGAACTGGGTGTCCTGTCCTCCATGTTGGAACAGGATGTGACGAACTCCAGCCTTGTAATTGTGGAAGGTGTAAGAGATCTGATGGgtaagaaagggagaaaaatatctTTCATTTTGCCTGAGGAACTCAGCCCAAGTCCTGTGACTGTGAGCATGTCTGTACTGCAAAAAATCTCAACAATAAGCCAAGGCAGCTGGTCTCAGAGGCAGGTCAGCCCAGCAAGaaggtgggtctcagagcctgggctcccacccaagcgggctatttttagccctgtagcaggagcccaggtcagttgacccaggctttTGAGATGTGCTGCTACAGTGTGGGGGTTTGTTTGTGGGTGTTTTAAACAGTGTTTGCATCCCCTATGGTAAAGTAAGAGCTCTGACCTTGTGCAGAAATTAGCTCATGAACATCCTCTCTGAGCTGGAAGAGAGATAGAGGCTTGTGTTGCTCTAGACAGAAGGcccaaaaagattaaaataaagttCCACATCAAAAATCCAGGCCCTGTCTAGCCTGCAAGCCTCCTTGATGTCCATAGTAGGATACTAGAGACCCCAAGTTCTCCCACATTCAGTTCATCGTGGCAGGGGATAAGTGGTGCAGACAGGCCTGGGGCATTTAACCACTGTGTTATCCTAGCCCCTGCACTGGAAAGGATGTAAGTACCTTGCTAAATTAGGACCTTAAGCATCCACTCATGCTACTGAATGCAAAGAATCATCACTTGATGGTTTCAAACCAGTTGCAGGGATTTTGACACATCTTCCATTAAATCACCGCGGCCTGATCTATGTTACTAGGTTTAGACTGCTGGTGTGCACAAACCACTGCCTATCCTGTTGGCCAATACTGGCTCATTGTTTCCCTGTACAGCCTGTCTGTATCCCTTTGTCATCTGTCTTGTATTAGATTGGCTGCTCTGTGGGGCAAGGCCTGTCCTTTTGTTCAGAGTTTGCATCACACCTAACGCAATGGGTCCTGGTCCTTGATGCAGGCTCTGAGGCACTGTTGCAACAACGAATGATGATGATTTACCAGCAAAACTCGGCTTCCGTCAGCACAGCCGTGCACATGTCTATGCTCAAATCTGAGTCCTGCCAGCACAACGCTGATCTCCTGCCAGTGAAGTTACCCTAGTTTGAGTGACATGAGCCTGTCCACCTGGACCGTTCTATCAGCACAGTGCCTGCGTGGATGCTGTATTACCTACACTGGTACCAAGAGTCCTCCAGCAACAGGCCCATAATGCCATGGTCGCTGCAGCAGCGACCGCTCTGCTCCACGTGTTGAACCCCACGCTGCGGTGACTGGAAGCCGGCCCCCCTTTAGGCCCCCCTTTGCTGATAAGCCATTCtagggtagacaaggcctgaggtTGACGTCACTGCACCAGTTACGCTGGCTTCATGGTTAGGAGGTTTatcctcccgcccccccgccgcGTTGAGAAAACACTGAAATAAAGTGAGCACCCACAAAATGCCACCTCTGAGATCTATCCTCTCCCCTGGCTACACGGCCAGAGAAAAATCAATCTTCCTCCTAAGTCTAAAGTTAAgaaaagcaagcagagaaacatCCTCCCTACCTCTTCAGCTCTTTATCTAAGTCATACAAAGCACCCACCCAATTTCTTAATCCTTTTCGGGTCACCTTTAATCAGTCACCAATCAAACTTCCCTTCTTTTTCTGACAGatcagctccccttcccccctcactcAGGGCCAGCTGCTGCTTAGCAATGACTCCTCTGGCTGCTGCCTCTCCCATCTTCAGTAAGGTTGAGCCCAAGGCAGGCACTTGAAAATACTTTCAGGAAAGTGGAACATCACAGGCCTTAAAACAAAGGGCGTAGGGAACTCAGATGCAAAATTAAAGACACACTAAAGAGAAACTACTGACATTTGACTCAGCTTGGTTTttctatacaaataaaaaattgctttgacaaaaaaaaaaaaaaaaaaaaaacaacttataGCAGTATGTCCAGAGAGGATTTGGAAATGCCAGTGCAATAGCTGGTTGTTAGCCAACAGTTCCTGGCAGCATGAGCAACCCAAACAGGAAGAACTAAGAGCCTGAAAGTGAAACTAAACTGGATTCACAGCTTACACAGTGTAGAAAACAAATGACATTACAGGGGAGGGGAACAAAGACCAATTTTCAAAGCTTTTCAATTCATATTTGATGGGTGATTTGGTGCCAGAGATAGATAAATCTGTTTACAGTGTGATTATTGTTAAATTCCTGTAGTGGCAggttcatttgaaaatatttggattttaaaTTTTCTCCTTTAAGCCTtgcaaaccaaccaaacaaaaagttTTGCTAAAAGCAGGCGACAGAAGTGAAACTATGCTGGTCTAGCTTCACATTCGCCATGATGAAAAACAAACTGGCACAGGAATAAGCACATTCAATTTTTAAAGTGCCCAGGTTTTAATAATAGGGTTAGCAACAGTCAGGACATTTGTTTAAAACATACAATAAAAATGATTCCTCTGACAATcgcattgtctacactgggaattacCCTGATTTCAATCAGTTGTGGCCAGCAGCCAGCCTACATGCTCAAGAGCAAACCCTCCTATACACAAGGAATGCTGCAAAGTCAGGGCTAATACACAGAACAGACGCGGCCAGCGTCCCTTAAATTTAGGGTTTATCTACACAAGAAAATTGTTCCAGTATAACTTGAGGTGCTAAAATACTCTGGTGTTCTCTTACTCTGGTTTAAGATTGGCTTATCTGTTTAGTTTAGTTagattaggaacaggtttaaaacaaaccaaaatagtGTCTACACAGTGTCTTGCACCAGTTCAATTATAATGGTTTAAGAGCGAATTCAAAATTATAGTGGTGCAACTTTCTTGTTTAGACAAGGCCCTCGAAACCTCATGATAAAGTTGGTCGAGGTTCAAGAAGTAGCTTTGCTCCAGTCTCAATCAGAAGAATGTCCACACAAAGCACGAGGGACCTGACCAGTCATGTTCTCTATTCGCTCAGCATTTATTTCACCCCTCCCTGTTGAAATAGATAcgggaagtgctgagcatctgcaatcCCTACTGAACCCAGCTCACTCTCACACAGCTGTGTGGCTTCTGCAGGGCCACTACGGAATAACTTTAGGGCTGGATGCCCACAGAGAGCAGatgtgctggggaaggaggaccCATTGTTATCCCGCCACTGTTCAGATTAGAGTCACATGTTAGAAACACGGCACTGATTTAAAGATACTGCCCACACAGCTACTGCCCACACAGCTACTCCCTGGATTCCTCACCTCTCTCCACTCAGTATCACTCCATTGCTCTATGACCACTGGTTCAGGTCGGAACTCGTGAAGGATGATGTAGTCTGCAGAGAGCAACTGCACAGAGAGTTCATAACAGCACCCACAGTCAAACCTGGCAGCATACCTGGAAAGACAGAGAGAGGTCAGGCACTGGGAAGATACACACACCTGCCGGGACAGTCACCCTTCTGGGAATGCCCATTGCCAGAGACAAGCCATCCCTGCTCTTGACATGGCAAGCGTTAGTCATTTTATACAGGGGCTCGGAAATGGAGCTGAAGCCTACCAGTGAGATGGGAAAGTCAGCTTGCACCCCTTATCTGTAATGGCATCGCCAGTTCTGTAGTAACCCAAAGGTGGTATTACTATTACCTAGCATTTTTCTTCAGGGCACCTCAAAGAGCTGTACAGATGGGGAGTATCATCATGCcctggaggggaaactgaggcacggaccTCATGTGAGCCAGTGACAGAATTCTGGAGTCCTGGTTCTGACTTTCAAGACTAGATCATGATCCCTTCCAGactcaggaacagaacccaagtctgACTTGTTCTTTATTAAATCATTACAGTCTCCAGAGATAGAGTCAAAGAACTCCACTGATGTTGTCCCAGCTGAAATCCATATGCATATGCAGAGAGCCTAGTTTTTATGCACGCACTCACCAGTCCTTGACCATAATATCAGGCCGTATTTCATCCATCAGCTGATCCCAGTAACCCTCTTTCTTTAGGTTAATGAGCTGAGACTTTAGACACTTCCTGGGAACAGATCATGCAAGTTTTTAGCGTCACATGCACCTTGCATTTGAGCCTGTTTCTTCATCTCTCCACTGGAGTTTAGTGGTTCTCTTTAGTTAAAGCCCAGGGCTCATCCCCAGATTAGCAACACCTAGGTACTATGCAGTACATGCTGCTAGCCCTGACAGCACATGGTGTCAGGGATGCTGCAGCAGACACCCTGCATGCTCAACAGGGGCTAATCCTCACTTTTGACCCTTACTCAGCTGCTTTCACTGGGGGTCGCCggacccagacacacacacagagtctgaaCCGACTGTCCCACAGGTTCAGAACAAACTCCGTTCTGTTTTACCCCAGAAGGACTGTGAGGAAAGCTTCTGTCTAGGTTATAATCCATTTCCCAAACCTTTACGTAAGCTGTTTGGCCAATGCTTCTatcagaagagaaacaaaaatctgaTCTGTGATGAGCTTCCCGTCTCTGCCAAAAAACCTCTACTGGTTTTGTAGCCATTGGGTGCCCCTGAGACATTGCCTAGGTGGCAGTATGCCTCATAAGAGGGCAGAGAGGATGCTCCCCTGTATCTCCACAAGGTAACTTGTTACCTCTTCCTCTTTCTATTCCTGGGCCCAGCTCCACCCATTCTCAAACAGCCAGGGTGCCCTCTTCCCTCCAGGCCCCGTTTCAGAGCACGAGAATCTGATTCTTACCCATAAGAGGTGACAAAATATTTGCGCACTTGTGGGCTGGGAAAATCTCTTCCGTGTTGCCCAGGCAGGTCCTCAACTTTCCATTTATCTCCCCCGTTCGGTTTCAGATTCCAGAACTGAAAGCTCTCTAGGAAGGAATCAGAAAGGGGACAGTGAGGCCACCCAACGGAGGGCTAATCCccaaaagggagagcagaagggTTGGAGAACGTGAAGTTTTCAGCCCCCATCTCAATTTTCCGCAGGCATCtagttttcactttaaaaagcGAGTGACTGGGTGGGAGGTGGCCGCTTTGTCCCGGGGATAGCGCAGCAGACTGGGAACCCATTTCCCAGTGATTTCAAGGTGTATTTAGTTTCTCTGCTGCAGTCTCCTCAGGCCTAATGTACCCATTTCTTCCATGGGCGAGCCTGGCCACCAACCAGCACTCCCCTTAACAGCAGCCTTCATTTGCAACCAAGGCACCCCAGCAAACCGATGTGCTGCCGCCCCTTCACATCAGCCTTGTACGAAAGGCTCCCGCTACACACTTCCACAGGAGCGCGAGCCTGCCCAAACCCCTTCGCCTATCCTAGAGCGACCTAAGGAACAATTTCCCACTGCTCAGCTGCACTGGGGCCACCGCAGGTTGAGGGGAGTGGAAGGACCAAGGGTGCAGCAGCCAGTGATTTTATCACCGTGTCATTTAAACTGGCTACCCACTTGCATGCTGTTGAGGCCCTGCCTATGCTGGAGATTTGTTCTGGTTACacccagaggtgcagctgcagcagtgctaCCCTTAAAGCTCCAGAGGTGCAGCTTTACCAGCCTACGCTAGTGGTTGCACCAGCGCAGCTGGATCAGTAGCCAAACACAGATGACTGTAGCCAGGGCAAATCCACAGCGCAGGCGAGGCCCGAAAGATTAGGCCTTGGGCAAGGCTATGAATTGACCAGCCTCCTAGCTGCTGGGgaattcccctcccacccccactttccAATAAAAAGGAACAAACCTTCAGCACAAGGATTTTTGAGTAAGTTTTTCTtcaggctgcagaggaagtagAAGATCTTCCAGTCCTGGATAGTCTTGTCCCACTTCTCATGATTAAAGCCCTCCCGCTGGCACTTGCGTTTCCACACAGTGGCTAAGTTGATCACATCCCGCCACAGGACACAGACAAGCCGGCAGTTACAGATCAGCTCCCGGGCGGGGACCAGGGCAAAGAGTTCCACCAAGACATCTTCGGGCAGGTCACCGATGTTTGCCATCTTTCTTTGGGCCCAGAGCTCCAGCAGCCTGTAATGCAGGCCAGGGAGAGAGTCACCAGGCACGTTCCACCCAGAAAGGGTGTGAACACAATTAGCAGAGCAGGTCTCCCATTGAATTGTgatgggagaggggaaaggaaggagaaggaaagggagttAGGACATGGAAGTCAGATTTATAAAGCACTGCACTAGGCAGACATCCCAAAGTGCTGcactgaggctgtgtctacactggcaaaaatgGGACTGGATAGCCACCAATGTCTCTCACCAAGGGTGAACTGTGGTCCCATTTATGCAAGGCTCTGAAGGCCagatatttaggtgtctaaaatgCAGATGGGGGCTTAGTTGGATGCGTGAGTCCCTATAGGAGTCAGGCATCTAACCTGTGTAGGCGATTCTGAAACCCCCCCACGGCATCTATCTACGTCTTTAGGCTCTTccatatttctgaaaatctggcccttaggccaCCGCTACATTGGACTTTGAGCCATGTGCTAAAGCGAAAGCGAAACTCCATTCAAACACGGATCCAGCTAAATCGGTTTCCAAGGTGTGTTGGCCAACGGCAGGTTGACGGGGCCTAGCTGATCCCAAGACGCATGGCCAGACATCTCCCTTGTGGGACTTGCAGCTGTGCAGGAGAAACCTTGTGCAAATGGGTGCTGAGCTGGGCTACCTCTGCCTACACCGTGGGACATGCTAGCCCCACCCACATGCGGGCATCAGTCAATACGCAATGCTAGCCACCCACGTCTTCCAGTCAAACAGATTCCCTCTGCCCTTTCCCATGCCACAAATCCTGCTGCTTTCCCCAGTCCAGACAGGAGATCCTGCACCCCACCTCACAGGAACTGGGATTGCCCTAGGATTGCCACTGTGGTTACCTTCCAGCGGGTATTCGACCAGCCtggccatctttttttttttttttttttaaaaaaaaggatttggcagttgccagaaaaataatttaatctgccctTGTGGGTTTTTTGATGTGGGTCTAAAGATCTGCATTATTCTCACACCACACCGGGATAGCTAACGTTAAAAGTTTCTGCGTCCAACGGAACGCTGCAGTAAGTGATAACCATTGAAAAAAAAGCGGCGGTCTGCCCCCCAACACGCAGGCGGGTTCGAGTCCCGGGGAGTCGTGCAAGGCTCTCTCTATGGGATCTCCCTCTAGACACGACTTACAAGTAGCTGTTGaaaggtgggggcagggtgcgaagttgccttgtggttggggctgaggcaggcttgcgggggggggggaggaggaagggagagggagggagggatgttgggtttttttttgcatttccaaGCTGGTAACATTAGTTGCCGCCTGGGAAACGTGTCAGGGTGCCCAGCACACGCTGCCAGCTGCACCCCggatgtgcccccccccggccagacaaagccccctcccgccccaccccccgcaaGGGATCCCGGCCCCCAGCCCCCATACACGGGCAGCCGCAGCAGCAGCGGGGCCCCCCTCGCCCCCGGCTCCTGCCCAGCTGCCAGGCGGAGGAACCCGGCCAGGCTGCCCCGGCCGCTTGCCGCCGAGCCCGGGCCGCCGCCTGCGTTTCCTCCCCCGGGGTAGGGCCAGGAAGTGCGAACCGACCCCTCCCTTCGCGGGGCCCAGCCCCGATCCCCGGCTCCCACCCCGGAGCCCCGCTTCCCTCCTACCGCCCGCCGGAGCCCGGCGTCCTGGAGCCGGGGCGAAGGAAAGTAAAAGTGCAGCTGTGCCGCGATCGTCACGCCGGCCCTGAGCTCCCCCTGGCGGTCGGCCAGCCCCGCTCTCTGCTTTCTACTCACAGTCACCGCTCTAGGGCAGGGGCTGgtctttgtacagcaccgagcGCCCCGGGGTCGTGGGCCACGACTGGGCTTCCCGGCCGCTACCACAGCCCCAGTGAATCGTGAGAAAGGGAGACGGGCTGGGTACGACAAG
This sequence is a window from Dermochelys coriacea isolate rDerCor1 chromosome 18, rDerCor1.pri.v4, whole genome shotgun sequence. Protein-coding genes within it:
- the FBXO44 gene encoding F-box only protein 44 isoform X1; translated protein: MGAGGRDPLRGLLELWAQRKMANIGDLPEDVLVELFALVPARELICNCRLVCVLWRDVINLATVWKRKCQREGFNHEKWDKTIQDWKIFYFLCSLKKNLLKNPCAEESFQFWNLKPNGGDKWKVEDLPGQHGRDFPSPQVRKYFVTSYGKCLKSQLINLKKEGYWDQLMDEIRPDIMVKDWYAARFDCGCCYELSVQLLSADYIILHEFRPEPVVIEQWSDTEWREISYTFHNYKAGVRHILFQHGGQDTQFWAGWYGCRVTNSSITIEPGMSL
- the FBXO44 gene encoding F-box only protein 44 isoform X2, translated to MANIGDLPEDVLVELFALVPARELICNCRLVCVLWRDVINLATVWKRKCQREGFNHEKWDKTIQDWKIFYFLCSLKKNLLKNPCAEESFQFWNLKPNGGDKWKVEDLPGQHGRDFPSPQVRKYFVTSYGKCLKSQLINLKKEGYWDQLMDEIRPDIMVKDWYAARFDCGCCYELSVQLLSADYIILHEFRPEPVVIEQWSDTEWREISYTFHNYKAGVRHILFQHGGQDTQFWAGWYGCRVTNSSITIEPGMSL